The genomic interval AGAGCACTAGTGTTCAGTCAAAAAAATAATGACGGGAGGTGTGCCTTAGGGTTCACGGTTCACGGTAAGCGGTTTAAGGCGAGCCGTGTACCGTTTACCGTAGACCGACAACCCGTTAACCCGTCACATTTAACTTGACTGACTACTAGGCTGCCCCATTTACAATGCTCCTGCCGCTATTCAGGTGTCGCCATGACATGGGAAAACCACATCGACTTTGACCACTGCACAATCTCCCACGGGAACAACCCCAGCCCCATGACGCCGGGGCTGACCAATGCCTACGACGACGAGCTGCGCGAAAAGGCCAGCCAGCACATTCCGCCGCCGCCGCCGGAGTACATGGGCCTGGAGGGGGAGTACGACACCTATGGGCTGGTGCGCCGTCTGGCTGAGGCCCTCGATCGCGAGTCCGACCTGGCCGCCATCGACACCCTCACCCTGATTCAGCACGGCAGCACCATTCAGCTCACGGGCCAGGTGAGCGATCGCACCACCCTGGAGCGCATCATCGATGTGGCCAGCCGGGTAGACGGGGCCCGGGAGATTGACAGCAACCGCGTGGCGATCGCCGACCACCCATAGTGCAAACATAGTGCAAACTAGCCCACCGACTGCGGCTGCTCCACGGGGAGTTCTGCCGATTGCCATGCGCTCCACGATCCCGGGATATTGATCACCGAGGCAAAACCGTACTTTTGCAGCAGACTGGCCGCGATCGAAGCTCGGTAGCCGCTGCCGCAGTAGGTTGCCACCCGCTTGGTGTGGTCGAGCTGCGCCAGGTTTTCCTTCAGGTGCGGCAGGTAGAGGTGCTGAGCGTGGGGGATGGCACCGTTGAGAAATTCCTGATCGCTGCGCACGTCCAGCACCAGCAGATCCTCGCAGTCGAGCTGGGCGTGGAGTTCGGTCACGGGCATCTGGGTAATGCGCTGGAGCGGTAAACCCTGGGTCTGCCACCCGGTCATGCCGTCGTGCAAATAGCCAACCACCCGGTCGTAGCCGATGCGAAACAGCTGTTCGCTGGCTTCCCTCAGGGCCTCTGGTCCTTCAGCCACAAGCAGAATCGAGCTGTTGGGATCGACCAGCCAGCCTACCCAGGACGGAAACGACGGCCCCAGCCCAATGTTGATGGCCCCCGGAATGTGCCCACCGCCAAAGGCCAGCAGGGAGCGAGTGTCGATCACCAGGGTATTGGGCTGCTCCATGCGCCGCTGAAACGCTTCGACTGCCAGCGTCTGAGGAGCCTGAAAACAACCCTGAATAGGTGGGCCAGCGGCGTTTACTGTTTTGAGCCGGCTGTAGTGGCGGGGCGGCTCGGGCATGTCGCTGAGCAACCAGTCAACGAACTCGTCGGCGCTGCGGGGCTGCAGGGCCGGGTTGAACAGTCGCTCATTGCCCAGGGTACTCTGGGTGCGATCGCCGATCGACTTGCCGCAGGCGGACCCGGCCCCGTGGCAGGGGTAGATCTCCATGCGATCGCCCAGGGGCAGCAGTTGCTCAAACAGGGAATGGTAGAGCTGGTGTGCCAGGGAACGAGCGGTATCGGCCCCCAGCAGATCGGGGCGGCCAACATCCAGGTTAAAGAGGGTGTCGCCTGTGAACAGGGCGAAGGGCTGCTTTCCCTGGCGTGGGTCGGACAGCAGCAAACTGATGTGCTCGGGAGTATGCCCTGGGGTATGCCGCACCTCCAGGGTGATTTTGCCCAGAGTGATGGTATCCCCGCTATCCAGAGGCTGGTAGTCGAACTGGTAATCCTCGCTGCGACCCGCCGCAATGGGGATGTTCAGCCGCTCCTGTAGTTCCCTCGCGCCCGAGACAAAATCGGCGTGAATGTGGGTTTCTATGGCGTGGGAGATGCGCAGCCCCAGCTGCCGCGATCGCCGCAAATAGACCTCCACATCTCGACGGGGATCGACGATCGCAGCCACGCCGGCAGCGGCATCGCCCACGATGTAGGAAAGCTGGGCCAGCCCTGGGGTTTTAATTTGTTCAAAGACAAGGCTCATAGCGGTACTCCCCAAAGGCAACTGATCGTGACCCTAAAGGGATTTACTAGGGGCATCATCGTTCCTTTGAGGGATCTTGTGAGGGATCTTGTGAGGGATCTGGGGTGGCATTCTTGGTCTGATTATTCTGAAGGCTGTCGTGGGGCCGGGGGCATCGCGATTGCTCTACCTGAACGGCAGCTTCTGTTAAAGCCGTGATTCGTGGGGGCGAGGCTAAACGACTAAGGCTGGCCCCAAAGAAGGAGTCAGCCATCTAAATCACGCGGAGAATTCTACTCCAATGACAGATAAGGTTTCTGCTTCAAGTCCTTAGGCTGTGATCGGAATTTCACTGGAGTCCTAGTCTGTATGCCTGCCACCTTAAACGATCAAAAGCGGACGGCGATCGCCGAAAAACTGGCCGATATCAAGGCCATTCAAAGCCTGATTATTGACAATGAGGAGCAGTTCCTAAACCAGTGTAGCGACGACCATCTGCGCAAGCGGCTGGAAGATATGCTTGAAGACGACCAAAAGAATTTAGACATTGTCGAAACCGCCATTACCCAATACGGCATCCAGGCCGAACCCAAGGCTACCGTTCAAGAACTGGTGAGCCAGGCCAAAGACACTCTCTCCCGCTCTGAGCTGAGCCTGTACGAGAAAATGGCCCAGCATGAGCTGCTGAAGCACGGCCAGGTGGTGTCGGGGCTGGTGGTTCACAAGGCTGCCCAGGTGGTTGGCCAAGACGTGGAGGCCGCCCTGGCCCCCCTCAACACTGTCAACTTTGAAAACCGCGCCCACCAGGAGCAGCTCAAGGGCATGCTCGAATACCTGGGCACCCTGGAGCTGACCGGCCAGGAGCCGCAGCAGGGGCTGTGGGCTCGGGTGCAGGACGCGATCGCCGCCGCTACCGGAGTGGTGGGCAGCGCTACGACCCAGGCCTCGGACAGCGAATCCGCTGACGTGCTGGATCTGATCTTTATGGACCACCAGAAGGCCCGAACCCTGATCAGCGAAATCCGCAACGCCGACAGTTCTGAGCAGTGCAAGGCTCTGTTTGGCCAGCTGTACAAGGATCTGCTGGTGCACTCCAAAGCCGAAGAAGCGGTGGTCTACCCCGCTGTTCAGCCCTTCTACGGCAGCGACGACACCCAGGAGCTCTACGCCGAGCAGGCCGAAATGGAAAACCTGCTCAACGAACTCAAGGCTATGCCCTCCACAGGCGATCAGTTCATGGCCAAGATCAAGCAGCTAAAGGCCATGATAGGCGACCACACTCGCCAGGAGGAAAGCACCATGTTTGCATCCATGCGCAAGAACCTCTCCCGCGAAGACCGCGAGCGCATGGGGATTCGCTTCAAAGAGAGCAAGCAAAGCCTGCAAAGCCAGATGTAGGTCGATATTGGTTGAACTCGGCAGCCTACGGTTTGTTGCTGTCGATTTGCCGAGACTCCCATCAGCTAGGCGTTAGTCTTTGCCCTCGGTTTGGGGGCAGAGACTAACCACTCCCTGCACCGTCCAGGTTATTTTTTTGGATTCCTAATTCAGACAATTCATACCTTGGGGTGGAGCGCAGGAAAGGTTTCTACAGTTAAGTCTAGTAAGTACGTTCAAGTAAGTTCAAAAAGGAGCATTTTATGCAAATCCTAAAGCAAGTTTTCAATCCGAATGTCCTGCGCCAGTGGGCGATCGTGTTTCTGGCTGGCCTGGTGGTTCTGGTGACTACCGCCTGCGGTGCAGCCCAGTCTTCCACCCCCGCTAGAGATAGCGTCGGCAGCGCTGGCCCGGCCCAAAACGAGGCCATGTACCCCCACAAAGACACCGTGCGTGACACCAGTGCCGCCGATGCCAAGGCCGATCGCATGATTCGTCAGGCCGAGCAGCGCATCGAAAACAGCGACGAAAACGCCCTCAAAGAAGCGGCGAAAAACATTGGTAAAGCGACTCAGCAGGCGGCAGACAATGCGGCTGAGAACACCAAGGGAGCCGTCAACCGCGCGGCCAACTCGGTGGAGCGCAACCTGCCCAACGGCTAGGGACTCAACCGCAAATTCAGCGCATAGCATTCCAGGCAGAAGTAACCGCGTGTTGCTTCTGCCTGGACTTTGATCGGCGGCATTTCGTGTCGTCTATTCCAGGTCCGGCAGGCGCTTTCCCACTGGCGAAACGCTTTGATCCAACGTTTATCCCCCACGTTTTCACTCCACGTCAAACCCTATGATCGTCAATCTCCAAGCCGACGGTTGGGAAATTATTTACCACCGCGCCCACGCCCTTCTGGCCGCCCAAATTGCCGGCCACTGGAACTTTGGTAAACAGACCTACCGCCTCTACGAAACCATCGCCGCGATCGCCCACCACGACCACCTCGAAAAAGAGTGGGAAGGGGATCAGCTCACCGAAGCCGGTGCCCCCCTGGACTTCACCCTGGAGAAAGAACCCGCCGTTGACAAGCTTCGTCAGCACGCCGATGAAGCCCTCTACCAGGGCCGCTGGGTGGCCATGCTGATCTCAATGCACCTGTGCTTTTTGAACCAGGGCCAAGGGGAAGACGACTCGGAGATGGCCGACTTTCTAAAGGAGCAGCGTCGGCGGCAGGCCCAGTGGCAGGCGGAGCTAGAGATCAGCCCTGAGGAGGCTGAAAAGGCCTATACCTTTATGCGCTGGTGCGATCGCCTCTCGCTGATTCTCTCCCAGCGTCAAATTCCCGCCGCAGGCCGCAAGCTGGAGATCACCGCCGGTCCCGATGGACAGCCCTACAGCGTTTACCAACTCGACTGTGGCGATTTGAGCGTTACGCCGTGGCCCTTTTCCTGCGAAAAGTTCACGGTCAAAGTCGATGCCTGCTATGTATCTCAGCTCCAGTTTGGCTCCAACGATGAGCTGACTCAGGCTCTGCAAAAAGCTCCCCGCAAGTCCCTATCCTGGACCCTGAAAACCTCTGACTAACTGACCGTGTTGATGCCAATCGTGAACCTGGCCTGGGCCGGGTCCGCTGACGATCCCAGCGCCAAACGAGTCCCATTCAAACGGTTTAGCGCCAATCCTATGCCCAGGCAACGGCGATATTCTGCCTCCAGGCGGATAAGGTTGGCTCTATTTGGTAGCTACATTTACACTATGTCCACCAAGTAATCCCACTGAGCAATCTATCGAACGATTGGTACGGCTTGCATCGTTTGAATTGTCCATCGGCTGATTCCAGATCGATCAGTCCAGGCGGAAGTGGGAAGAGGTTTTTAAGGTATTGCTATGTTTGCCGCTGTCCATAATCGAGACTTGGGGAAAGGCTCCTCAAGTCCCATTTTTTCGACCTCTGAGGCTATTGATTTCAATGCCCTAGAAAGAGATTTTGTCGATCTGCTTCAGCTTGAAAACTTGGACCAACAGGTGGCCCAATCCCCCCAGCGGCTTGAGCCCTTAGAAGCCGCGATCGCCGCAGCGCTGCCCCTGGCCTACGGTGAACCCTCCGCCCCTGGCGATGACGCTGCCCACCGTTTTCTGCAGCGGGTTTTGTACCGGATTAACCGGCTCAATCTCTTCTGGTATGACGACCTCCAGCACTACAAAAACGAGCGATCGCTCTACCTGCAGTGGCTGCGCGATCGCATTGAAACCGCCTGGCAAGCCTGGGAGATGGGCCAGATGGATGTTGACCATCTGCAGCAGCAGGATGTTCAGCAAACCCTGAGGGCCTGGTACGACGCTGATGTTGCCCCCCCCGTCACCGCCAACCGCCGGTTTCTGCGCGAGGACCTCGATCGCGAGGGCTACCGGCGGCTACTGGCGATCACTTCGCTGGATGGTCTGGTAGAAGCCAGCCGCATGTCGCGGATTTTGGGCGGTGCCAGCAACGAGGTTCAGGCCATGCTGATTCGAGTGCTGATGGAAGAGTACGGCAACGGTCGTCTCTCCCGTAAACACTCCACCTTTTTCGCCAAAATGATGGCCGAAATGAACCTGGACACCACCCCAGAAGGATACTTTGATTTGGCCCCCTGGCAGCTGCTGGCCAGCATTAACCACAACTTTTTGCTGACCGAATGTAAACAGCATTTCCTGCGCTACAACGGTGGTTTAACTTACTTTGAAATTGTTGGTCCATCGATCTATACCGACTATTTGATGGCGGCGCAGCGACTGAACCTGAGCGAAGCATCGTCGGGGTATTGGGAGCTGCACATTCGAGAAGATGAGCGGCACGGCCTGTGGATGCTACAGGATGTAGCGCTGCCGCTGGCAGACCAATATCCTGACCAGGCCTGGGAACTGCTGCTGGGGTACGCCCAGGAAAAATTCATTGGCGACCGGGCTGGGCAGGCCATTATTCAGCATATTCAGCAAGCATCTACTCCCCTACCTGAGATTTACTCAGCCTAAGGTGCAGGTCTATTTCAATTAACGTACGTAGTGAACCTTTGCAATGAACAAAAGTTTGTTAGTCTCCGATGCTGTGGTTGAGGCAACATCCCCTAACCAGGTTTTCTTTTGCCCCGAAGAGTCGCAGTTTTACGCCCAGTGTCTGGAGAAGATGGTGCTAGCCCAGGGCAGCTCAGACCCCATCGTTGAATTTGGTTCAGGGGACGGTAGCCCCGTCATTCAGGCGCTGCTGCGCAGCACGTATAAAGGGGCAATTCAGGGGTACGAACTCAATGTAGCGGCCCATCAATTGGCTCAGCTAAGAATTGAGCAGTATGGGCTGACTCCCTATTACCAGGTTCACAACGACTGTTTCTTTAAAGGCTCTACCGCCGCCGCCCACTGTCTAATTGCCAATCCTCCCTACCTGCCCGCCCCCGACAATCAGCTTTACATGCCCTCTCTGCACGGCGGTGACGACGGTGCCACCATTACCAAACAGCTGCTTGCCCGGGGCTGTGAACAGGTCATGCTCATGATCTCGGCCTACTCAAACCCTGTGGATACGGTCAATCACGCGATTAAAAATGGGTATGATGTGGTGGACTTTATGGTCACCCCGCTCAAGTTTGGCTACTACAGCTGCGAACCCAAGGTGAGAGACTCAATCGCAAAACTTAAGCGCAGGCGCCAGGCCTTTTTCTCGGAGAAAATTTACTTTCTTGCTGGCGTCTTGTTTCGGCAAAAAAGTGCTGCTACGGCGTGCCTGTCAGAGGAGTTTTTGAAGGTCATGACGGCGCTGTAAGCGTCCCTCATCGAACTTTCTAAGCTAGAGAGAGAGGCTGACCATGAGCCTCCAGAGAGTCCTCCTGCTCGGGCTCAAATTGAGGAAGTAAAGATGGCGCGGGCCGGTTCAACCGAGCGGCGGCACAGGTTTGACTGAGGAAGGCCAAGACATTGCGATGCTGAGCCTTCAAGGAGGTGACCACCGTCAGCATGCGCGAGACAAACTGACTTCCTCCATGAGACTGGGAGCCAAAACTGGTGCGCCGCCAGATCACCGCTGGACGCAACGCCCGCTCAGCAGCATTGTTGGTCGGCTCCACCCCTGGGGTCTGCACAAACGTCCAAAGGGCGGGTTCTACCTGTAAGAGTTGCTGGCAGGTGCGGATGGTTTTAGCTAGCGGCGTCTTTTCGGCGATGGCGATAGGCAGGGCTGTCGCCGCAACGAGTTCAGCCTTAAAGCCAGCCCGCAAGGGTTTGACGAACTCGATAAAGTCGGAGCGTACCAAGGTGCCATCACGCACCCGGTGCCACCAGCGAAATAATCGCCGCTGCCGCCTCAGCAGCGCCCCAATCAGGGTTGTTGCTGTTGGGTGAAAGGCAGGGTTCACCCAACCTCCGAGAGCCCAAATTTTTGGGCTTGACGCTGCCCTAGATAAAACTACTTGCCGCCGTAGAAATAGGCGATCTCTTTGTCTTTGAGAGGGGCAAAGTCGGCGGCAGCCAGCATGGCGTTCAGCTCATCCTGGGAAAAATGCTTGGCCCCAATTCGCACAATCCGCGATCGCATGGAGTTGGAGACACCGCTGCGCTGCCGCCCGGCTTCTTTCGCCATTACCTGGTGGTAGAGGTCGAGCTTGGCAGGGGGAATGGGGGTGCCGTCGAGATCGATGCCGGCTGCGATCGCGGCATCAACGGCATCGGCCCCGGTGGTGGGAGTCTGAGACATGGCGGTTTCTGCTAGGTGAATCGTCTCAAGATCCTACCAGACCGCGATCCCCGTCGTCAGGACGGAACCGCCGCAACCGGCTGATGGCCCTCAATTTCTTTGACCACGCGGGTTTTGCTGGCCCGCAGGTGCTGGGTGATGGCGCTGACGGCCACCTCCGAGTTGCGGCTGAGGATGGCCTCGTAGATCTGGCGGTGCTCCAGGCGAATATCGAGCACGTTGGGGTTTTGCTGGAGGGTCTGGATCCGCAGCAGGGCCATGGCGTCAAACAGTGAATCGAGCAGCGACACCAGCCGCCGATTGCCCGAGCTTTCGGCAATCAGGTGGTGAAACTGGTAGTCCACGTTGAGCAGCCCTTCGGGGGAGAGGCTGCCGTGGCTGTTGGCGGTGGCCCCCTCGGCCTGGGCCACGCAGAGGGCAATTGCCTCCAGCTGCTCCGCTGTGGCGTGGGTACAGGCCCCGGCCACCGCCAGGGCCTCCAGGGCCAGCCGACAGTCGTAGAGTTCTTCGGCATCGGCGGCAGTAATGGTGGTCCCCCGCAGCCCGCCGCTGACATCGGCGGTAACCAGCCCGTCCTGCTGGAGCTGGCGCAGCGCCTCGCGCAGGGGGGTGCGGCTCACCTGCAGCCACTCGGCCAACTGGGTTTCAACCAGGCGATCGCCTGGGGAGAGGTCGCCGGTCAAAATCGCCGAACGCAGCGCGTGGTACACCTGCTCGTAGAGCGACTTGCTGCGGTTGATGATCGGTGAAGAGGATAGAATCACAGGGCCTCGGAACTCGGATTCCAGCTATCTCGATCTCGTCGCTCATCGCTTCACCTTACCGGGACTCCTAGCCCAAAATCCCTAAGCCTTCGTTAAATTCCTGGGACGGTTACACGGCGCTTTAGTGCTAAACATACTGCATTTATTATCATAGGGGGTGACACTCGAAGGGTGTCACCCCCTGCACTGCCTGTAAACTTTACATCCGTTCATCGCCCCCTAAATTCTCCAATTCTGGGGGACTTTGAGGTTTCGACTCCCCCCAGAATTGGGGGACTGGGGGGCATATCGTACCTGCATTCAGCAACGCCGGGCTACCTCTTGACTTTGAGATTGACAAGAAATTGGCTACGGCAATGACAGCCCTGAGCCGGCATCCCGTAGCCAAAAGTGAGTGAAGAAAAGATTGTCTGTAAACGGTAGTCCGTTTAGTTTGTGCCTTCGGTTTGAGGTTCTCCTGTCGGATCCCCTTCCATCGGTGTACCTGCTGGTTGATCTTCCTGAACGGGTTCAGTGACGCCAGGGTCCTGGGGGCCGTCGCAAGCAACGGTCAGGGCGGAGAGACCTAAAATGAGAGGCAATGCCATCCAGCCAGATACTTTCATGAAAATTTTCCTCAAAGGTGGATAAATGTGAGCTTATAATTCTGCCTGGCGGGGTGTCTCTATCAGAAGATATATTTTGGCAGAGGGTCTTAAATGCAAATTTTTGGTTGAGGAACGCAAAGCTGGGCCAGGATCATTTTTGGCTCAGCCATATAATTTTACTCAGGCCCATAGACGAACAATGTGCAAGCAAAAAGCGGCCTGAGTGGGGTACAACGGCTTAGTTTAATTGGTAGTCTGGATCGACCCAACACCGGGGTAGTGCTTCACCAGATGGGAACTGGAGTGCCGATTTTTGAAAGGCTCGCGTAGGTTGTTCTTCCTGGCCTGACTGTTGGTGACCCTGGACCTCATCGCGGAGAGGATCAAACAGTTCATTGACATCAACGATTTTGATTAGAGTCTGATCCTGGGCGTTTTTAACAAACATAATTGGCGCTAAGTAAAAATAGTGTTTCTCTAGTGAGAGCACACCTGTACAAGGTACACAGTACCTGCTAAAAACAGCATTTGCTTCTGCCTAAATAGATAAATAGGCGATCGCAGTCTGAACCTCAGCCCACAGGATACTGGAGCCAACGTCAGTGCCATTTGCAGCTTTTAAAATTTGGAACTGACAAGCGATCGTAAAAGTGGGGCCGAGTTCCTTTATAAAAATAAATATTTTTTCTACCTCCAGGTAGATCTCGCCATCTATAAAAAGGCGGACCATCAGTTGTAGCGATAGGGATAGCACGGGGGTAATGGCAACGGTTCCTGCGGGTCAAATTTTCTGCCCACGGGGAGAAAAGCCTGAACTCAGCTGTTCTTTTTACGCTTTAATTGCTCTTCGGGTCGGCGTTGGCTGGGATGGGCTTCATCGGTCAGGTCGCTGGGGGTAGGTGGTGACCTGAGCTTGTACTAAACGCGGGTCTAAGCCTTTGGTCGGATCTGGCTATGGGTGGCCTACTCCAGTTCTCCTGTGCAGCGGTTCGACAGCAAGGCCTGCTGCAGGGGCAGCACCTGGGTCAACAACTCGGTGTGGACTAAGTCGTTAAGGAAGGAAGGAATGACTCCTCAAGGAGTGACCCACGGAACCCCGGATGTCTTGATGGGGCAGGGCCCTACAGCAACGCGGCTGCGATCGCACGACTGGTCAGCCACCGACCTGGGACCGCTAGCCCAATGGCCTGCGGCCCTGCAAACCACCCTGGGCATTGTGCTGAGCGCAGGTACCCCCATGGCCTGCGTCTGGGGCCGCGATCGCCGGGTGTTTTTCAACGATGCCTGGGCGGCGCTGCTGCCAGGGGCGGAGCTGGGGCAGCCCCTGGCAGCCGTTGAGGACTGGAACGCAATGGCTGTGACCATCGAGCAGGTATTGGCCACCGGGCGATCGCAGGTGGTAGATGCCCCGTCTACCCCGCTCACCCGCCCCCACCGCTGGGCCTGCAGCACCCTCGGCTCTGGTTCAGGGGAGGGAGTTTTTATTGTCGGGCTGCCCTGGGGAGAGGGCAACCCGCCGCAGGCGAACGGGCAAATGCCCGGTTGCCAAAACCAGGATCTGGCTGCGATGGCCGCTGGTCTGCGGGAGAGCGAAGAGCGATTTAGCCACCTGGCCGACAACATCACTCAGCTGGCCTGGATGGCGGACGCCCAGGGATCGATTTTTTGGTACAACCAGCGCTGGTTTGACTTTACGGGCACCACCCTAGAGGAGGTGCGCGGCTGGGGCTGGCAACGGGTGCATCACTCCGATCACGTCGATCGGGTGACTGAGAAATTGAGTGCCTGTTTTCAAACTGGTGAGGTGTGGGAAGACACCTTTCCGCTGCGGGGAAAAGACGGACAGTACCGCTGGTTTCTTTCCCGGGCCATTCCGGTGCGCGACGATCAGGGGCAGGTGTTGCGGTGGGTGGGTACCAACACCGACATCACCGAGCTGAGACAGACCGAAAAAGCCCTGGAGCAGGTCACCCATCGTCTGGATATTGCCCTCAAAAGTGCCCCCATTACCCTGTTTACCCAGGACCACCACCTGCGCTATACCTGGGTGCACAACCCCACCCACAGCTACACCGTAGACCAGATGATTGGGCTTCAGGATGGGGATCTGGTGTCTAAGGATGCGGCGGATCGGCTCCGACAACTGAAGCAGTCGGTGCTCGATACAGGGGCGGGCCTGCGGGCGGAGGTGGACGTCGATGGCAATGTGTTTGATCTCACCGTCGATCCGATTCGCGATCGCGGCAGTGCCATCGTTGGGGTAACGGGCGCAGCGGTGGACATCAGCGAGCGAGCCCGACTGGTGACCCAGCACCAGCGGGCGGAGGCCACCCTGCGCAAAAGCGAGGAGCAGCTGCGCCTGGCCCAGCGCGCCGCTGGGGTGGGGCTCTGGGACTGGGATATGGCCACCGACGAGGTGACCTGGTCGCCGGAGTACTATCGCCTCTACGGCCTTGACCCGGACGTGACCCCCTCCTACACCAACTGGTTGGCCACAGTTTTGCCGACCGATCGCGATCGCGTCGAGCGAGAAACCCAGGCGGCGATCGCCGAGCGCAAAAACCTCAAGGTGCACTTTCGCATTGAGCACCCCGACGACGGCCAGCGCTGGATTATGGTGCGGGGGCAGACGTTCTATGACGCGGCAAACCACCCCTGTCGCATGACCGGCATTGCCATCAACATTACGGAGCAAAAGCGCTTTGAGCAGGCGTTGATCGAGAGCGAGGCGATCGCCCGCACCCGGGCCGAGGAACTGGCCACCCTGATGGAAACAGCCCCCGCCGCGATCTGGATTGCCCACGATGCCCAGTGCCACCGCATGACGGCCAACCGAATGGCCTACGAGCTGATGCAGCTCGAACCAGGGTCGCCGGTCATGGCCAATCCAGCCGAGGGGGAAGAGGGCGTGCCCTTCAGGCAGTACAGACAGGGGCAGGAAATTTTGCCCCAGGACCTGCCCATGCAAAAGGCCATTCGCACCGGGCAGGAGGTGACCGATCAAATTGAGTTCGTCTTCCCCGACGGGACGGTGCGGTCGATCTACGGCAAGGTCCTGCCCCTGTTTGGGCCGGGCGGGGTGGTGCGCGGCGCGATCGGCGGGTTTACCGAAATTACCGCCCTCAAGCAGGGCGAGCAGGAGCGGGAGCAGTTGCTCCAGCGCGAGCGGGTGGCCCGCGAGGAGGCCGAGCAGGCCAACCGCCTGAAGGATCAGTTTTTGGCGGTGCTCTCCCACGAGCTCAGGTC from Leptolyngbya sp. KIOST-1 carries:
- a CDS encoding BON domain-containing protein — encoded protein: MTWENHIDFDHCTISHGNNPSPMTPGLTNAYDDELREKASQHIPPPPPEYMGLEGEYDTYGLVRRLAEALDRESDLAAIDTLTLIQHGSTIQLTGQVSDRTTLERIIDVASRVDGAREIDSNRVAIADHP
- a CDS encoding MBL fold metallo-hydrolase gives rise to the protein MSLVFEQIKTPGLAQLSYIVGDAAAGVAAIVDPRRDVEVYLRRSRQLGLRISHAIETHIHADFVSGARELQERLNIPIAAGRSEDYQFDYQPLDSGDTITLGKITLEVRHTPGHTPEHISLLLSDPRQGKQPFALFTGDTLFNLDVGRPDLLGADTARSLAHQLYHSLFEQLLPLGDRMEIYPCHGAGSACGKSIGDRTQSTLGNERLFNPALQPRSADEFVDWLLSDMPEPPRHYSRLKTVNAAGPPIQGCFQAPQTLAVEAFQRRMEQPNTLVIDTRSLLAFGGGHIPGAINIGLGPSFPSWVGWLVDPNSSILLVAEGPEALREASEQLFRIGYDRVVGYLHDGMTGWQTQGLPLQRITQMPVTELHAQLDCEDLLVLDVRSDQEFLNGAIPHAQHLYLPHLKENLAQLDHTKRVATYCGSGYRASIAASLLQKYGFASVINIPGSWSAWQSAELPVEQPQSVG
- a CDS encoding hemerythrin domain-containing protein, whose protein sequence is MPATLNDQKRTAIAEKLADIKAIQSLIIDNEEQFLNQCSDDHLRKRLEDMLEDDQKNLDIVETAITQYGIQAEPKATVQELVSQAKDTLSRSELSLYEKMAQHELLKHGQVVSGLVVHKAAQVVGQDVEAALAPLNTVNFENRAHQEQLKGMLEYLGTLELTGQEPQQGLWARVQDAIAAATGVVGSATTQASDSESADVLDLIFMDHQKARTLISEIRNADSSEQCKALFGQLYKDLLVHSKAEEAVVYPAVQPFYGSDDTQELYAEQAEMENLLNELKAMPSTGDQFMAKIKQLKAMIGDHTRQEESTMFASMRKNLSREDRERMGIRFKESKQSLQSQM
- a CDS encoding DUF3891 family protein gives rise to the protein MIVNLQADGWEIIYHRAHALLAAQIAGHWNFGKQTYRLYETIAAIAHHDHLEKEWEGDQLTEAGAPLDFTLEKEPAVDKLRQHADEALYQGRWVAMLISMHLCFLNQGQGEDDSEMADFLKEQRRRQAQWQAELEISPEEAEKAYTFMRWCDRLSLILSQRQIPAAGRKLEITAGPDGQPYSVYQLDCGDLSVTPWPFSCEKFTVKVDACYVSQLQFGSNDELTQALQKAPRKSLSWTLKTSD
- a CDS encoding iron-containing redox enzyme family protein — protein: MAQSPQRLEPLEAAIAAALPLAYGEPSAPGDDAAHRFLQRVLYRINRLNLFWYDDLQHYKNERSLYLQWLRDRIETAWQAWEMGQMDVDHLQQQDVQQTLRAWYDADVAPPVTANRRFLREDLDREGYRRLLAITSLDGLVEASRMSRILGGASNEVQAMLIRVLMEEYGNGRLSRKHSTFFAKMMAEMNLDTTPEGYFDLAPWQLLASINHNFLLTECKQHFLRYNGGLTYFEIVGPSIYTDYLMAAQRLNLSEASSGYWELHIREDERHGLWMLQDVALPLADQYPDQAWELLLGYAQEKFIGDRAGQAIIQHIQQASTPLPEIYSA
- a CDS encoding SAM-dependent methyltransferase — encoded protein: MNKSLLVSDAVVEATSPNQVFFCPEESQFYAQCLEKMVLAQGSSDPIVEFGSGDGSPVIQALLRSTYKGAIQGYELNVAAHQLAQLRIEQYGLTPYYQVHNDCFFKGSTAAAHCLIANPPYLPAPDNQLYMPSLHGGDDGATITKQLLARGCEQVMLMISAYSNPVDTVNHAIKNGYDVVDFMVTPLKFGYYSCEPKVRDSIAKLKRRRQAFFSEKIYFLAGVLFRQKSAATACLSEEFLKVMTAL
- a CDS encoding DUF4090 family protein, whose translation is MSQTPTTGADAVDAAIAAGIDLDGTPIPPAKLDLYHQVMAKEAGRQRSGVSNSMRSRIVRIGAKHFSQDELNAMLAAADFAPLKDKEIAYFYGGK
- a CDS encoding GntR family transcriptional regulator; its protein translation is MILSSSPIINRSKSLYEQVYHALRSAILTGDLSPGDRLVETQLAEWLQVSRTPLREALRQLQQDGLVTADVSGGLRGTTITAADAEELYDCRLALEALAVAGACTHATAEQLEAIALCVAQAEGATANSHGSLSPEGLLNVDYQFHHLIAESSGNRRLVSLLDSLFDAMALLRIQTLQQNPNVLDIRLEHRQIYEAILSRNSEVAVSAITQHLRASKTRVVKEIEGHQPVAAVPS